A part of Desulfurobacterium indicum genomic DNA contains:
- the rsmI gene encoding 16S rRNA (cytidine(1402)-2'-O)-methyltransferase, with product MEGTLYIVATPIGNLKDITLRALETFKTADIIAAEDTRRTKELLSAFNITGKKLISCHEHNEKEAADKIISLLKEGKNICLVSDAGTPAISDPGFRVIKKAREENIRVVPIPGTSAVIAALSGSGFPSDKFLFYGFLPKKKKKRDEALTEIIKMPWTVVAYESPHRIEETLKAIHNLNPEKKIAIYREITKLHEEFLTGTAEEILKRLTPKGEMVILFYPQREDTVKIEPEKLLKKFKEEGKTLKEAVKKTCQITGLRKNEIYKKALKIFSE from the coding sequence ATGGAAGGCACACTTTATATAGTAGCAACGCCCATAGGAAATTTAAAAGATATAACGTTAAGGGCTCTTGAAACTTTCAAAACCGCAGATATCATTGCAGCAGAAGACACCCGAAGAACAAAAGAATTGCTTTCAGCTTTTAACATAACAGGAAAAAAGTTAATATCGTGCCATGAACACAACGAAAAAGAAGCAGCAGACAAAATAATAAGCCTCCTAAAAGAAGGGAAAAACATATGTCTGGTATCAGACGCAGGAACACCCGCAATAAGCGATCCCGGCTTCAGGGTTATTAAAAAAGCAAGAGAGGAAAACATAAGAGTTGTTCCGATACCCGGCACTTCTGCCGTCATAGCAGCACTCTCAGGTTCAGGATTTCCTTCAGATAAATTTCTCTTCTACGGATTCCTCCCAAAAAAGAAGAAAAAAAGAGACGAAGCACTAACCGAAATCATCAAGATGCCCTGGACAGTGGTAGCTTATGAATCTCCTCACAGGATAGAGGAAACACTTAAAGCTATCCATAACTTAAACCCTGAAAAGAAAATAGCCATTTATCGGGAAATAACAAAACTTCACGAAGAATTTTTAACAGGAACAGCCGAGGAAATTCTCAAACGTTTAACTCCAAAGGGAGAAATGGTAATCTTGTTCTACCCTCAAAGAGAGGACACAGTAAAAATAGAACCAGAAAAACTACTCAAGAAGTTTAAAGAGGAGGGAAAAACTTTAAAAGAAGCGGTGAAAAAAACCTGTCAAATAACAGGACTAAGAAAAAACGAAATTTACAAAAAAGCATTAAAGATATTTTCAGAATAA
- a CDS encoding aspartate-semialdehyde dehydrogenase — MGYSVAVVGATGAVGKEMIKVLEQRNFPVDKIKLLASERSAGTKLKFRGEEITVEKLTPESLEGVEIALFSAGGDRSKQFAPEAVKRGAIVIDNSSAFRMDDDVPLVVPEVNPEDVKWHKGIIANPNCSTIQMVVALKPLYDLSRIKRIVVATYQAVSGAGAAAIEELKAQSEAVLKRENVPPPNKIPKQIAFNCVPQIDVFFDDGYTKEEHKMVNETKKIMHDPEIKVSATCVRVPVFIGHSEVVNLEFENPVSVEDAVKVLRTAPGVTVMDDFKNGIYPTPIDVAGKDDVLVGRIRKDDTIKNGLNLWIVGDNLRKGAALNAVQIAEVLIKENLI; from the coding sequence ATGGGATACAGCGTAGCAGTTGTCGGTGCAACAGGTGCGGTAGGTAAAGAGATGATAAAAGTCCTCGAACAACGCAACTTCCCGGTTGATAAAATAAAGCTTTTAGCATCAGAACGCTCTGCAGGAACAAAGCTCAAATTCCGCGGAGAAGAAATAACCGTAGAGAAATTGACGCCTGAATCTCTTGAAGGTGTTGAAATAGCTCTCTTTTCTGCCGGCGGAGATAGAAGTAAGCAGTTTGCCCCCGAAGCCGTTAAAAGAGGAGCCATAGTAATAGATAACAGTTCAGCTTTTAGAATGGACGACGATGTGCCACTTGTTGTTCCCGAAGTAAACCCGGAAGATGTGAAATGGCATAAAGGAATAATTGCCAATCCCAACTGTTCTACCATCCAAATGGTAGTCGCCCTTAAACCGCTCTATGACCTGTCACGGATAAAAAGAATCGTAGTAGCAACCTACCAGGCTGTTTCCGGTGCCGGAGCCGCAGCAATAGAAGAGCTTAAAGCTCAATCAGAAGCTGTATTAAAAAGAGAAAATGTTCCACCACCGAACAAAATACCAAAACAGATTGCGTTTAACTGTGTTCCCCAAATTGACGTTTTCTTTGATGACGGCTACACAAAAGAAGAGCACAAAATGGTAAACGAAACAAAAAAAATCATGCATGATCCAGAAATAAAAGTTTCTGCCACATGCGTAAGAGTTCCCGTATTTATAGGACACTCCGAAGTCGTAAATCTTGAATTTGAAAATCCCGTATCTGTGGAAGATGCCGTTAAAGTTCTCCGGACCGCTCCCGGCGTCACAGTAATGGATGACTTCAAAAACGGAATATACCCAACACCTATTGACGTTGCCGGTAAAGACGACGTCCTCGTAGGAAGAATCAGAAAAGATGATACAATAAAGAATGGTTTAAACCTGTGGATAGTTGGCGACAACCTCAGGAAAGGAGCAGCACTAAACG
- a CDS encoding chemotaxis protein CheW translates to MQVEDGKKKELEIEEIVGATVSREIQVIGFKLNDELVGIPIEEIVEITTNKDITPVPKSPGFVLGVMNLRGKIVPVATVKKKLGIKEEITPELFKKNNIIILDTDYGEVGITVDEIVGSLRFTEEDILPEPTGTIGIEIKHIKGVVQLDKQLLIILNTKTIFSKEEK, encoded by the coding sequence ATGCAGGTAGAAGATGGAAAGAAAAAAGAGTTGGAAATAGAGGAGATAGTTGGTGCGACAGTTTCAAGGGAGATACAAGTTATAGGATTCAAATTAAACGACGAACTTGTTGGGATTCCTATAGAGGAAATCGTTGAAATAACAACCAATAAAGACATAACACCTGTTCCAAAATCGCCTGGCTTTGTTTTGGGAGTGATGAACCTGAGAGGAAAGATTGTTCCTGTGGCTACCGTAAAGAAAAAGTTGGGGATAAAGGAGGAGATTACCCCGGAACTTTTTAAAAAGAACAATATCATTATTTTGGATACCGACTATGGAGAGGTTGGAATTACGGTAGATGAAATAGTAGGTTCTCTTAGATTTACTGAGGAGGATATTTTGCCAGAGCCAACAGGAACTATAGGTATTGAGATTAAACATATAAAAGGCGTAGTTCAATTAGATAAACAGCTTTTAATAATCCTTAATACGAAAACCATTTTTTCAAAGGAGGAAAAGTAG
- a CDS encoding RidA family protein: MKAVKTDKAPKPVGPYSQAVIVENLIFLSGQIGINPKTGKLLETLEEQTEQIFKNIEAILKEVGSSRKRIVKTTIFLKDIKNFKKVNEIYENFFKNCPVFPARSTVEVSRLPLDAEIEIECIAQV, translated from the coding sequence ATGAAAGCTGTAAAAACAGACAAAGCCCCAAAACCGGTAGGTCCTTATTCTCAGGCCGTAATCGTAGAAAATTTGATATTCCTATCAGGACAAATAGGTATCAACCCTAAAACGGGAAAACTATTAGAAACATTAGAAGAACAAACAGAACAGATTTTTAAAAACATAGAAGCTATTTTAAAAGAGGTAGGCAGCTCAAGGAAAAGAATAGTAAAAACAACCATTTTCCTAAAAGATATCAAAAATTTCAAAAAGGTTAACGAAATTTACGAAAACTTCTTCAAAAACTGCCCTGTTTTCCCAGCAAGATCAACGGTAGAAGTGTCCCGTTTACCTCTTGATGCCGAAATTGAAATTGAATGCATAGCCCAGGTTTAA
- a CDS encoding D-glycero-alpha-D-manno-heptose-1,7-bisphosphate 7-phosphatase — protein sequence MQRAIFLDRDNTLIEDDGYIHEPEKVKLLPGVGEGLKLLKDAGFLLIVISNQSGIGRGYFKEEDFHAVNKKLNQLLKHYNVQIDDFFFCPHKPDEGCSCRKPEIGLFLRAAEKWNINLKESFMVGDKISDIEAGNRAGCKKSYLMKKDEFLKIAKLITGKR from the coding sequence ATGCAGAGAGCAATATTTCTTGATAGAGATAATACACTGATAGAGGATGACGGTTACATCCACGAACCGGAGAAGGTTAAACTGCTTCCGGGAGTCGGTGAGGGACTAAAACTACTGAAAGACGCAGGATTTTTACTTATCGTAATTTCTAATCAATCCGGCATAGGAAGAGGCTACTTTAAAGAAGAAGATTTTCACGCCGTAAACAAAAAGTTGAACCAGCTTCTTAAACACTACAACGTTCAGATTGATGATTTTTTCTTTTGTCCTCACAAACCTGACGAAGGATGCAGTTGCAGAAAACCTGAAATCGGACTTTTTCTTAGAGCAGCAGAGAAGTGGAATATAAATTTAAAAGAGAGTTTCATGGTAGGAGATAAAATTTCCGACATAGAAGCAGGAAACAGAGCGGGATGCAAAAAAAGCTACCTCATGAAGAAAGATGAATTTCTGAAAATAGCAAAACTAATCACAGGTAAAAGATGA
- the lpxB gene encoding lipid-A-disaccharide synthase, with translation MKKLLIVTGELSAFNYAREIVNELKNEIELYGVLLENLEGVKNIYDAKRLTAFGLFEAISKLPEIRKGLKTIKNFLKKEKPDAVLLIDFPGFNMRVTEIAKKEGIKVFYFISPKFWAWNYKRGKKIAKLVDKMFVIFPFEVKLYRKFGLEAIYVGNPLVDMVKPAIPETIFFKNYNLTKKPILLMPGSRESEIKYLLETILETAVKIKISKPEEEFILPVAESLDFELISRKTKKIAPFVKIVKGSEVYNAMFYSKSGIIASGTASLEAAIALLPHVVIYKLHPLTFTIAKRLVKTKYISLPNIIAEEKIVPELIQKDATPRKIKETLMEIEINNEQIKNDLSEKVKEKLKGNAIKTLCEEVKASL, from the coding sequence ATGAAAAAACTTCTCATAGTAACAGGAGAACTTTCAGCTTTCAACTACGCCAGAGAAATTGTAAACGAATTGAAAAATGAAATAGAGCTTTACGGTGTTTTACTCGAAAACCTGGAAGGAGTAAAAAACATATACGACGCAAAACGTTTAACAGCATTCGGTCTGTTTGAAGCGATTTCAAAACTACCTGAAATAAGAAAAGGACTAAAAACTATCAAAAACTTCCTGAAGAAAGAAAAACCAGACGCCGTGCTTCTAATAGACTTTCCCGGTTTCAACATGAGAGTGACAGAAATTGCAAAAAAAGAAGGAATAAAAGTCTTTTACTTTATATCTCCAAAATTCTGGGCGTGGAACTACAAAAGAGGAAAAAAAATCGCAAAACTGGTCGATAAAATGTTTGTCATTTTTCCCTTTGAAGTCAAACTCTACAGAAAATTTGGACTTGAAGCTATCTATGTCGGTAACCCTCTCGTAGATATGGTAAAACCCGCTATTCCGGAAACCATTTTCTTCAAAAATTACAACTTAACAAAAAAACCTATTCTACTCATGCCAGGAAGCAGAGAATCGGAAATCAAATACCTTCTGGAAACAATTTTAGAAACAGCCGTTAAGATAAAAATTTCAAAACCGGAAGAAGAGTTTATCCTACCGGTAGCCGAAAGTCTTGACTTTGAACTTATCAGTAGAAAAACAAAAAAAATCGCTCCGTTTGTAAAAATCGTCAAAGGAAGTGAAGTATACAACGCCATGTTCTATTCAAAATCTGGAATCATAGCTTCCGGAACGGCAAGCCTTGAAGCAGCAATAGCTTTACTTCCTCATGTTGTGATTTACAAGCTACACCCTCTAACTTTTACCATTGCAAAGAGACTGGTAAAAACAAAATACATATCACTTCCAAACATAATCGCCGAAGAAAAAATAGTGCCTGAACTTATCCAGAAGGACGCGACACCGCGAAAAATAAAAGAAACGTTAATGGAAATTGAAATAAACAATGAACAAATAAAAAACGACCTATCGGAAAAAGTCAAAGAGAAACTCAAGGGAAACGCCATCAAAACACTATGCGAAGAAGTAAAAGCATCCTTGTAG
- a CDS encoding S-adenosylmethionine decarboxylase family protein, protein MEFVGRHIMMDAVVTDITRINTIQPIYDYMEEIARQLDMTLVYPPIVARFPFAQSELEQFVKKLSEENVKSVTLDFMEETLKRRATEDSGVSGVSIWLESHCTIHTWPEEKFFSLDAYSCKDFDPMVALKLTIKWFKVEYASFVDVERYIGAPCKIKAYEYKNGELIPCQPSVK, encoded by the coding sequence ATGGAATTTGTAGGTAGACATATAATGATGGATGCAGTTGTAACAGATATTACAAGGATTAACACGATTCAGCCCATCTACGACTACATGGAAGAGATAGCAAGGCAGCTTGATATGACACTTGTTTATCCTCCTATTGTTGCCCGTTTCCCATTTGCGCAATCAGAGCTTGAGCAGTTTGTTAAGAAGCTTTCAGAAGAGAACGTTAAAAGCGTAACGCTTGATTTTATGGAAGAGACTCTTAAAAGGAGAGCTACCGAAGATAGTGGTGTTTCAGGTGTTTCTATCTGGCTTGAGAGTCACTGCACAATTCATACATGGCCTGAAGAAAAGTTTTTCAGCCTTGATGCTTACAGCTGTAAAGATTTTGATCCGATGGTTGCTCTTAAGCTTACAATAAAATGGTTTAAGGTTGAGTATGCATCTTTTGTTGATGTTGAAAGATATATTGGTGCTCCATGTAAAATAAAGGCGTACGAGTATAAAAACGGGGAACTTATTCCCTGCCAGCCTTCTGTAAAGTAG
- a CDS encoding chemotaxis protein CheA: MKIDIPQDMQEIFEEFLVEAGEIIDSLDQDLINLENSPDDEELINRIFRGMHTLKGGAGFLNLTTIVELAHRMEDIFNKVRSGELKIDSEKLDILFEGLDKLKEALDMLRDSGEIPDPEDIDDILKKLDSILEGSRTSSSQDTSNSAESKEDFDNREKEGNGKKMKFKEDVPEALRKLIEKYPDKDMAGLLEEIILMPPEERPMEIIPVIEKLIEEGKEIKDLLEEEKEKKESSPTPPQPVSKKEPDKKPEPVKPPVSVKPPREKKKKTSDVIRIDVERIENLMNLVGEIVLDRNRIMRLISQLERELKSETIEALNETVISMDRTVSDLQAAVMKLRMQPIKKIFSKFPRIVRDLSKKLGKKVNLIIEGEDTELDKSIIDKLEDPLIHLVRNSLDHGIETPEERVMMGKPETGTIKLFAYHEGDHIIIGISDDGRGIDVEKVKQKAIEKGLITPDQAKQMSEKDAYSIILMPGFSTNDQVTELSGRGVGMDVVASVIYSLRGTIEIESEEGKGTTILLKLPLTVAIIRTLIIGVNNQIFSIPLHAIIEIVKYDKEKVKNVGRFKSLVLRDEVLPLFSLNELLGVEESGEKNFIVVVKVGEKYIAVSVDKLYGEEEIVIKSMGALLEDIPGIAGATIAGDGRVILILDINSLLNDVKKDLIGVI, translated from the coding sequence ATGAAGATAGATATTCCTCAGGATATGCAGGAAATATTTGAAGAGTTTTTGGTCGAAGCCGGCGAAATTATTGATAGTCTGGATCAGGATCTTATTAATCTTGAAAATTCTCCGGATGATGAAGAATTAATAAACCGCATTTTTAGAGGGATGCACACCTTAAAAGGTGGTGCGGGATTTTTAAATCTCACCACCATTGTTGAGCTTGCTCACCGTATGGAAGACATTTTTAACAAAGTCAGGAGCGGTGAATTAAAGATAGATTCTGAGAAGCTTGATATTCTTTTTGAAGGTCTTGATAAGCTCAAAGAGGCTTTGGACATGTTGAGGGATAGTGGTGAAATTCCCGATCCAGAAGATATAGATGACATACTTAAAAAACTTGATTCTATACTTGAAGGTAGCAGAACATCTTCCTCTCAGGATACTTCAAATTCAGCTGAGTCGAAAGAAGATTTTGATAATAGGGAAAAAGAAGGCAATGGAAAGAAAATGAAATTTAAAGAAGATGTTCCCGAAGCTTTGAGAAAACTTATAGAAAAATATCCGGATAAGGATATGGCCGGTTTACTGGAAGAGATAATTCTGATGCCTCCAGAAGAGAGGCCTATGGAGATAATTCCTGTTATTGAAAAACTGATAGAGGAAGGAAAGGAGATAAAGGATCTGTTGGAAGAAGAAAAAGAAAAAAAAGAGTCTTCCCCTACACCTCCTCAGCCTGTTTCTAAGAAAGAACCGGATAAAAAGCCAGAACCGGTTAAACCCCCTGTTTCCGTAAAACCACCAAGAGAAAAGAAAAAGAAAACAAGTGATGTTATCCGTATAGATGTTGAAAGGATAGAAAATCTTATGAACCTTGTTGGAGAAATTGTTCTTGACAGAAACAGAATAATGAGGCTTATCTCCCAGCTTGAGAGAGAGCTTAAAAGTGAGACAATAGAGGCACTTAACGAAACTGTTATAAGCATGGATAGGACGGTTAGCGATCTTCAGGCTGCGGTTATGAAGTTGAGGATGCAGCCTATAAAGAAAATTTTCTCCAAGTTTCCCCGTATAGTTAGAGATCTTTCCAAGAAGTTAGGGAAAAAGGTTAATCTGATAATTGAAGGTGAAGATACAGAACTTGATAAGTCAATAATAGATAAGCTTGAAGATCCATTGATTCATCTGGTAAGGAATTCTCTTGATCACGGAATTGAAACACCTGAAGAAAGAGTAATGATGGGTAAGCCCGAAACAGGAACTATAAAACTTTTTGCCTATCATGAAGGAGATCACATAATCATTGGTATTTCTGATGATGGTCGCGGAATCGATGTTGAAAAAGTGAAGCAGAAGGCGATAGAAAAAGGTTTAATTACTCCTGATCAGGCAAAACAGATGTCTGAAAAAGACGCTTACAGTATTATCCTTATGCCTGGTTTTTCAACGAATGATCAGGTTACTGAACTTTCAGGCCGCGGTGTCGGTATGGACGTTGTTGCTTCTGTTATCTATTCCCTTAGGGGAACAATAGAGATAGAGAGTGAAGAAGGTAAAGGGACAACGATTCTCCTGAAACTTCCTCTTACGGTTGCCATTATAAGAACACTGATTATAGGTGTAAATAATCAAATATTCTCCATTCCTCTCCATGCCATTATAGAGATTGTTAAGTATGATAAAGAGAAAGTTAAAAATGTTGGAAGGTTTAAAAGTCTTGTTTTAAGGGATGAAGTTCTTCCTCTGTTCAGCTTGAATGAATTGTTAGGAGTGGAAGAGTCAGGAGAAAAGAACTTTATTGTTGTTGTTAAAGTCGGAGAAAAGTATATAGCTGTTTCTGTTGATAAGCTTTACGGTGAGGAGGAAATCGTAATCAAATCTATGGGAGCTCTTCTTGAGGACATTCCTGGAATTGCTGGGGCAACCATTGCCGGTGACGGAAGAGTAATTTTGATTTTAGATATCAATTCCCTTTTAAATGATGTTAAAAAAGATCTAATAGGGGTAATCTAA